From the Cryptosporangium minutisporangium genome, one window contains:
- a CDS encoding PaaX family transcriptional regulator: MTRVELQETEHDDVDGANQSVGSGNGRRPQTLVFAFFGGVIHGRDLPPIPTAVFLRLFGSLGVAPAAARATLARMTRRGLLERVRIGRAAHYRLSPVGDAIVRKAAQRVEAPAPFEHPDGQWTLLSYSMPETRRDLRHRMRAALTWAGFGGLRDGLWIAPGLVDVGEVFAEAGLTEAAGLADWFAAQPLPGVQVEDFIRRAWPVDRIREEHDRFIQKWWTWSDEEDPLAQLTLLGSDWLRVLQADPGLPARFLAPDWPAAQSTSVYRRCHQALLPAAERRLDVELGLATVD, translated from the coding sequence GTGACGCGCGTGGAACTGCAGGAGACCGAGCACGACGATGTCGACGGCGCCAACCAGTCGGTCGGATCCGGGAACGGCCGCCGTCCGCAGACGCTGGTGTTCGCCTTCTTCGGGGGCGTGATCCACGGCCGCGACCTGCCGCCCATCCCGACGGCGGTGTTCCTCCGGCTGTTCGGATCGCTCGGCGTCGCTCCCGCGGCTGCGCGCGCCACCCTCGCCCGCATGACGCGTCGCGGACTGCTCGAGCGCGTCCGGATCGGGCGGGCCGCCCACTACCGATTGAGCCCGGTCGGTGATGCGATCGTGCGCAAGGCGGCCCAGCGCGTCGAGGCGCCCGCGCCGTTCGAGCACCCCGACGGGCAGTGGACGCTGTTGAGCTACTCGATGCCGGAGACCCGGCGCGACCTGCGACATCGGATGCGGGCGGCGCTGACCTGGGCGGGGTTCGGCGGGCTGCGGGACGGACTCTGGATCGCGCCGGGCCTCGTCGACGTGGGCGAGGTCTTCGCCGAGGCGGGGCTCACCGAGGCCGCCGGACTGGCCGACTGGTTCGCCGCTCAGCCCTTGCCCGGAGTGCAGGTCGAGGACTTCATCCGCCGGGCGTGGCCCGTCGACCGCATCCGGGAGGAGCACGACCGGTTCATCCAGAAGTGGTGGACCTGGTCCGACGAGGAGGACCCGCTCGCCCAGCTCACCCTGCTGGGCTCGGACTGGCTGCGGGTGCTCCAGGCCGACCCCGGACTTCCGGCCCGCTTCCTGGCCCCGGACTGGCCCGCTGCGCAGAGCACCTCGGTCTACCGCCGGTGCCACCAGGCGCTGCTACCGGCCGCGGAACGGCGTCTCGACGTGGAGCTGGGTCTGGCTACCGTCGATTAG